tttaggttttcttggtttgctttttctttttcggatcttgtgagtcttcttgttgtttctttttcacattctaattggtgttctttccttcgagtatggaagcatctgcccgtttcaccaatatagactttattacatgaacggcaagggatttcatagatgacgttgcatttattgtccagttgtattttgtctttggggtgaactagcagctgtcggaggttcttgtatggtttgaccggggtgttgatgtggtatttcctcatggatcgttggatgcgttctgtgactccttttatgtacggtagtgtgacaaagccccggtttgttttttcggtgttttttcttgtttgtttattttcttttatttgtgtctgtaatttccctttccgaattgcccacggtggatattggcagttttttaatgcctgttggatgtggtgttcctcctcctgtctgtctttctcctccgtgatgctctgtgttcggtcgtatagtgttctgattactgacattttgtgtgcgatgggatgttcagatgtccagagaagatattggtcagtatgtgtaggttttctgtatgttgcaattctaatgttcccttcttctgtgtggtgtatttttaagtccaaaaaagctgttgtcttgtccgtttcctcttcgtgtgtgaattttatgttgcctgtcttgtctatggagtttaactgttaacaaggtaacaagcttaaaaaaatatccttgtctaagaaacgaacttaaaataaaaGCTGTTCTTCAGTCTGTTGGTGAGGGCTCTCATGACTCTGAGTCTTCCAGAGGGGAGGTTGGAAAATAGAGAGTGTCCTGGGTGGGCGAGGTCATCCTGGATCTTTATGGCCCGTCGGAGGAGCCGGCTCGAGTAGATCTCCTCTAGGCATAGGAGTGGGGAGCCGATGATCCGCTGCAGTTGTTTCTTCTCGGACGCACTGCAGCTGGCATACCACACCGTACATCCGTAGGTCAGGACACTCTCTATTGTGCAGTGATAAAAGTTTTTCAGCAGAGCTGGAGGGAGTTTGTTCCTCTTCAGCGTTCTCAGGAAAAAGAGACACTGCTGGGCCTTTTTAATAATGTGGGTGGTGTTCACAGTCCAGCCCAGGTCCTCTGAGATGTGCACTCCGAGAAATTAGAAGTTTTTGAAGAAGCTCCACTTCTTCCCCATTGATGCTCAGGCCTGAGTGTAGTGTGGTCCTTGTCTTCTggcgtgtgagtggttgtttgtctctttgtgtcagccctgtgatgacctggtgacttgtccagggtgtacccagcctctcacccatagtcagctgggataggttccaacttgcctgcgaccctgtagaacaggataagcagctacagatgatggatggatgtggtccttgtcttcatggagctcctgtgctttgtgcacaggtgcattgtcatgctggaacaggtttaggcTTTTTAGTTCTAGCGAAGGGAAATTGTAAGGCTACTGCAttccatacactgcaaaaaaatatattGTTTGAGAAAATATCTTTAGTATGGATGAATTTATccaatatttcttattagaacattattagaactcaaatatacgattatttagcttacttttagacacttttactcatttcaagctttaaaggtCATGGGCAacgtttttaattttatgcacatttgaaacgtttatatgttaaaccctctgtaattttcttctggtccctagaagtattgttaataagtaataattaaaataagttagcgtggatcgcagggaatttctgttcggctattttcgtgaccacttggcgcgtgacgtcatttaagccaaacaaaccgcttgagttgagtccacttccgtttacttaacaTTACTGTTCAGCTTGAgtacagacgtgcgttcaggaatttccaaagaaaaatccCCACGCCTTatagttgtgcagtgaactgtaacaacgggaccggttcaggaagaagtttttacctttttccgagagaggagaagaggcagagagagtggattggctttttccggaagaggcggagcgaaaggattggctttttccggaagaggagaagaggcggagcgagagggttggctttttccgaaagaggagactaggcagagagagtggattgagcacttgaagccagagggttgttgaggtccggggtcaccacgatcagagtcggccgagtcgctgtccgattccgaggccgcacggtcaaaccagtgagccgcattcaccgattgcttcgcaacggccataggttcatgcaTGTATGGTTTCatctctcgatatttaatttggagagttcctacttcaaaatcactatcagacattttacacaacctctcacgaccaaagtccgtacacgtgtgctcggttcgcaagtaaacacagagctgctcccggtctgtttggcttaaatgacgtcacgacgacggtcccctggcagtaaaagtgcgcataagtgagatgtaaacaaatcttcggaaattgggcaaaacagtatattttaaccgttttattcaattttaggctgcaaattagacaccaggaagattgagttcgctttttgggtcgttcttctagacaataaagttgatattctacgtttcacctccgacgtttgcctatgaccttttaaattttcttattctgattttattggcagataattttgctaattttaaacatttaattCTACAAAGAAGCAAGATTACCTGCTGatagaataagaataagaaaattaaagcttgaaatgagtaaaagtgtctaaaagtaagctaaataatcttatatttcagTTTGAATCAtgttctaataagaaatattagataaattcacccatgttaaagatattttctcttaacaagatatcattttttgcagtgtagatagGAAAGTCATGGTCtaattgttagagaagcagctttgggaccaaaaggttgctggttcaattccctgaaccaacaggaatggctataataataatttcaacttgtatagcgcctttctcacactcaagatcgctttacaattacaaaaaaaaaaagtccaccaaagaggttcaggatgtaattccttgagcaaggcaccaaacccccaaatccaggtatgtcagggtcctgttgtacgtccttctggataagagtgtttgcTTAAATACCTGTAATATAATATACAGTTGTGAGCTTCCAGTGGCGTGGAACCAGTATGAGGAGGAACCACATCATGCAGGTGATGGTCagaggtgcacatacttttggccatatggtgtacaaccccgattccaaaaaagttgggacaaagtacaaattgtaaataaaaaaggaatgcaataatttacaaatctcaaaaactgatattgtattcacaatagaacatagacaacatatcaaatgtcgaaagtgagacattttgaaatttcatgccaaatattggctcatttgaaatttcatgacagcaacacatctcaaaaaagttgggacaggggcaataagaggctggaaaagttaaaggtacaaaaaaggaacagctggaggaccaaattgcaactcattaggtcaattggcaataggtcattaacatgactgggtataaaaagagcatcttggagtggcagcagctctcagaagtaaagatgggaagaggatcaccaatccccctaattctgcgctgacaaatagtggagcaatatcagaaaggagttcgacagtgtaaaattgcaaagagtttgaacatatcatcatctacagtgcataatatcatcaaaagattcagggaatctggaagaatctctgtgcgtaagggtcaaggccggaaaaccatactgggtgcccgtgatcttcgggcccttagacggcactgcatcacatacaggcatgcttctgtattggaaatcacaaaatgggctcaggaatatttccagagaacattatctgtgaacacaattcactgtgccatccgctgttgccagctaaaactctatagttcaaagaagaagccgtatctaaacatgatccagaagcgcagacgtcttctctgggccaaagctcatttaaaatggactgtgccaaagtggaaaactgttctgtggtcagacgaatcaaaatttgaagttctttatggaaatcagggacgccgtgtcattcagactaaagaggagaaggacgacccaagttgttatcagcgctcagttcagaagcctgcatctctgatggtatggggttgcattagtgcgtgtggcatgggcagcttacacatctggaaagacaccatcaatgctgaaaggtatatccaggttctagagcaacatatgctcccatccagacgacgtctctttcagggaagaccttgcattttccaacatgacaatgccaaaccacatactgcatcaattacagcatcatggctgcatagaagaagggtccgggtactgaactggccagcctgcagtccagatctttcacccatagaaaacatttggcgcatcataaaacggaagataggacaaaaaagacctaagacagttgagcaactagaatcctacattagacaagaacgggttaacattcctatccctaaacttgagcaacttgtctcctcagtccccagacgtttacagactgttgtaaagagaaaaggggatgtctcacagtggtaaacatggccttgtcccaacttttttgagatgtgttgttgtcatgaaatttaaaatcacctaatttttctctttaaatgatacattttctcagtttaaacatttgatatgccatctatgttctattctgaataaaaaatggaattttgaaacttccacatcattgcattccgtttttatttacaatttgtactttgtcccaacttttttggaatcggggttgtagaatttaCTTGTGAATGTTCTGAAGGTAGCTAGAACTTGTCTCGACAACAGTAATTCCTGCTTTAAGTACCGGAAATCTTTTGGGAATGCCTCGGAATTAAAGAATTAACATTAAACAAAGTCATGtgatgtgtttgtgtttttatatAGGCAGTGCCATTTTGTGGAAGTATTCGAGGTGGGATGCGACCTGGGAAGAAAATCACCATCATGGGTATCGTGGATCCAGAACCGGATGGGTGAGAACATAAgcaccagcacacacacacacacacacacacacacacacacacgggtacaCCTGTGTGAATTGGTACACCATGGAAAGACAAAGCTATTTGGACTTTCCTTGTTCCTTTGAATCTTTGATGATGAGCGTTCTACTGAACAAGATTGCGACTGTGTGCGATGTGATCCATCAGTTTTGACATCAGCCTGACGTGTGGGTGTGACGACGTGGCCCTGGAGATCAGCGCGAGGTTTGAGGATCGTCAGTTGCTGAGGAACGCACACGTGTCTGGCTCGTGGGGGGAGGAGGAGACGGCCATCGCCTTCTTTCCGTTCCTCGCAGGACAGCCGTTCAGGGTATACGATCAGTATTGTCACGATGTTCACTAGATACCATGTTTGATGCTTTTCCAGCATGATACCACATGATGTAGTGTACAGTGTATTCCCAAAATGCACAGTTCTTATATTTTCCCAAACtatggccatccttaaaaaaaatccgtttcctgtccaccgggtgagcaaaaaaattttcactcgggagggagggatttattttatttatttatttatttatttatttttaatatatggatggataagaaatcgcaatgctgtgtttgctttttctttcagtacttttttattataaaagcagacacatttaatacaatatgacagtttaatcaactgaaacttgtacaaaaacttgaagttagcattttaaatgctgactgcaacatttgcaaaacttttataaaggtacttaaaatgtccgacacacggactttttgtagttctaaatcgagcgttaggcctagttcggatgaaattacactattaaaatgatcactgaatgatttgtttttctgaatctttactattttgttgttcgctagaataccattttgcgatttcacacttaagcaaatgtttgaaaactccggatctccttccttcatggtggctgccgttcttttgtgccgcacggcgcatgcgcagagctgattcagttcagagtgcgcgcgcactcggcggaggcagtagtgtgtcggggccgtcggagggaacagaagcagagatgacgcttattttgtctccggtaaaccagtcttctctcgttcaattacgtgctggcatcaaaagacaccgttggttgtaaatgaagccaaactgagtggttggagtgtattttcatacacaaatggagaaatgttggctgagtgtgtaattgtgtagccccactgcagaccgttgtcgttgttaattcatagcatgctcagctgcgtgaatgtgtcatgcaccgaaaataagagatttacaagccaggaacacctcatgatgcaatacgcaaaaaaagaaaagatttactgccattttactttgtatttgagtaaagtgaaataaataaatggtctgtggaaaatacatttaaccctgggagctacgtgcacaggagtttattttgtgctacttatttgtcatggctggctagtatgagccttagtggaaagccctgggaatgcgtaaatgtcaagttcgattttagatttacgaacccgaaaaaaatgtagaaaaactggcgtttaaaaaaaaaatttcaacctcacaaacggcactcacccggctggtggaccggaaacagaacattttttaataatggcccatgTACAGAAGGAATCCGTGTCGACGTCACTGCTGTGTAAGTGGCATTAATGGAACAGGTATTTGTTTAAACAGAGTGTGTGACCTGTATTCTGAAGCGCGTAGCACTGCATCGTTGTGTTATTTTTCCAGATGGAGATTCATTGCGAGCACCAGAGGTTCCGCATGTTTGTGGATGGTCAGCCGCTGTTCGATTTCTATCACCGCGTCCACTCACTAATGTCCATCGACACCATCCAGATCAACGGCAGCCTGAGCATCACCAAACTGAACTGAGCTGGAGACGATCAGCCGGACTCTGTGCGTCTCTGACGCGGAGTCAAACTGCACCTCTGCTTTATAAGAACGTTTCTGCAAACAGAAATGGAGTGTAAAGAGACCGTTTTCAGTCTTAATGCCACATGAAAGGACTGGAATTTTCAGTGTCGGTTCATCGTTTGAACTTTCGAAGTTGCAGCTGTTAATATGAATCGCTTGCACATGCCAGCACGGGTAACTGTAATTAATCTAGCTTTTTATGTctgttttttaataaatatattttagAATACTTACTGCTCATGACTGATACTGATGAGAATAGGATGTGGGTGTTGGCATGGTGGAGAAAACTTTGGTTCTGGgtatttacactacgttcagactgcaacctgaaacgacccatatccgatttgttgtgaaatccgatttttttgttaggccgttcacattaccaattatatgagacttgtatgcgatctccaatatgaacggaaaacgacccaaaagtgtcccgcatgcgcaaattgacacgtaataagcacatctacgtaatacctaaaccaaaaaaaaagcgcactcttcaaatttgcaagtaaagcatggagatgaggcgagacctggtgatgtggtttttgtggcggcggcggaactcgcacaataatctgattaatgtgggcagcagactaatgagaccaaaggtgtcaaattactggaaatttccagaacaatcttatactcttgtaatacaggatggtttaacatccaggtccctaccaaatccaccattagcttgatcaattctataaaagtctatttaaattctgaaaactctacaaatgttgttgttttccaccaaagaggcgggattagccaacgcagaatagtgacgtttgtctcttgttgatgacgtgtaggtcgcatgaatgcgacctgtccggtcagactgcagtcgcatgtgaaaataacggatatgcatcggaattaggaccacatatccaagcggcctgggtcgcatgtgaaaaaatcggatctgtgtcgttcagattgtcaataacaaatcagatacaggtcgcatatgggcaaaaaaatcggatatgggtcgtttcagggtgcagtctgaacgtagtcttcatGTATCGTTCTCTGGACGACTCTTAACTCACCGCTAACATAATGTCGTAAAGCCCATGGATGTGCTTGTGGAATTTAGCATCGTCATGGCTACAATGAAACAAAAGCTCTTTCTAAAGCGAATATTTCTTTAAGCTTGACCGAAGGATTAAGATCAGTGCTGTTGTGTTGAACTACAGTACACCAGCAGGGGGCGCAGTTTGTAACATTTACAAAAGGCCAGTTGCAATGGGAGCAAAGCattgatggggttttttttttccgctaTTTTGGCATTAGTTCACCCTATCCTCTTTGTTAAAAAAGTAAATATTCcttgtgtatgtttttttttaaggaaaatgGGTGGGGCTGAGCTCATTTCTGGTCCAGAAAAGTGTCAAGAAAACCCTGAAACGAAGAAACA
The DNA window shown above is from Neoarius graeffei isolate fNeoGra1 chromosome 18, fNeoGra1.pri, whole genome shotgun sequence and carries:
- the lgalsla gene encoding galectin-related protein — its product is MFPKMADLKAPEELRSGTPNRKLNSSFGEPAFGSPRKDELLAVPFCGSIRGGMRPGKKITIMGIVDPEPDGFDISLTCGCDDVALEISARFEDRQLLRNAHVSGSWGEEETAIAFFPFLAGQPFRMEIHCEHQRFRMFVDGQPLFDFYHRVHSLMSIDTIQINGSLSITKLN